TAAAAATCAAGACAGCGCATTGCCTCACGTTAAATCTAACCGAAAAAACTATTTTTTTTTACTTTTTACTTGACAAACACTATATATAGTGTTAGAATGGCCGATATAAGGAATAGAACGCTAAATAACGCTTTATTCCGAAAGCTGGGAGGAAAAAATGAGAGACATTGAAAAAGTCAATGCAGAAATTGAAGAGGTAAAAAAAGAACTTGAAAATGTTCATGGTACGGGAACCGAGGTTTATGCCAGAATTGTAGGCTACTACCGATCAGTCCGTAACTGGAACAAAGGAAAACGGGAAGAATATAACCACAGGCTTATGTTCTCTTCCGAAAACGAAAGGATTGAAAAAACTCTGTCCGGCTGTGATTGCCCGCCCATCAGCGGCTCCTTAAATTTTTCAAGTTCGGAAAACC
The DNA window shown above is from Treponema denticola and carries:
- the nrdD gene encoding anaerobic ribonucleoside-triphosphate reductase, with the translated sequence MRDIEKVNAEIEEVKKELENVHGTGTEVYARIVGYYRSVRNWNKGKREEYNHRLMFSSENERIEKTLSGCDCPPISGSLNFSSSENLSEKKEQIA